GATCGAAAGGTTCAGATTCCTCTTTCTTTTCGTTGAGAAAGATATTGGTCGCTTTTGAAATGCGGTTATCGCAGGATATTTGTGGATTTGTAGCGGTAACTTGGAGAGTATATTTTCCATAATTAAAATCTGAAATTGGTACTTTTTTCCAGAAAACACCTTTCCATGTGGTAGGAATCCATGCTTCCATTTGCTCAAAAACTTTTTTGTCTTTTTCGTCAAAAAGCGAAATGGAGATTTCACTGATGCTTGAATCATTTTTTGCGGGATAGTATTCAAAATAATAAGTAAAATCGGCTTGCTTATTAGGATAAAAAACTTTATTTGGATTGACCAAGAAAATTCTGCCATCTCGTCTAAAACTTTGTGAGCTTTTTTGGTCATCTTCTATGGAAAATGAATTTATTTCAAGATTGCTGAAGGAATATTCATCAACCGGAAGAGAAGAAATGGTTTTATCCCACACAATTTTATCCTTGCTAACTTGATCGGTAATCTTAACATAAAAACGGTATTTCCCGGGTCGAACCTGAGCGATTATTTTATCTATATAGAAGAAATCTTCATCTTGAGTATCCTCGGCTTTATCCAAAGAAATTCTTCGGGAAAATTCTTGTTTATATAACTCTTTGCCACTTGTATTATAGATAAAAAATTCTACACTGATTTGAGCAACAGGCTTTTTGTTTAACAAAGCGAATTGAAGATCTTTGTGGAGAATCTTATAGGTTATTTCAAAAATTGTGTTGTCCTGCTCGGAAAGGAATCGGTTGCAATCAAAGTAAACCGTAAATTCTGCGAATAAAAATTGGGGAACAATTACAAGCAGAATTATGAAAAATATTTTAATTTTCATTTAATTTTATCCTCATTTTTAGTTTTTCGTTGTTTTTTACAAAAGTCAAAAGTTCGCTAGTAGGATAGATGCTATATTTTTGAGACAGAATATCTAACATTCCAAATTTTTCTGTATTTATTTTAAAGTGTAATTTGAATTTTCCCACGTTTTTTTTAAAATACTCGTTTACCAAAGTGTTGAGCAGCTCAGTGTCAAGACTGTTTTCTTTACAAGATAAGGAAATTTCCCCGGATAATTTTTTTGGAAGTTGATCTATCGCTGTAATATTTTCACCGATAAATTTGCAAGAGTCGGCATCTTGATCACGTGAAGAGAAACTGACAGTAAAAAGCAGAATTTTATCTTCACTCAGATCTGAAATATCAAATCTTTGCAGGACAGAAGAAAAGAATATTACCTCAAATTTATCAAAAAGGTCTTCCGCTTGCACAAATGCCATTTCATTATTATTTTTATCGCGTTTTATGGTAACCTCATTTACAAGCCCAATAATCCTAAATTTTTTTTTGTTTTTATCCCGATTTTTCCAATCCTTTGAAAATTTGATTGTCTGACGAATCTTACGAAAATTTTTTGCACTTAAGTTTACAAACATATCAATATCGGTTTTATATTTAAGAAGGGGATGTCCGGAAAAATACATACCGAGCAATTCCTTCTCTTTTTTTAGTTTAAATGAAATGCTCCAGTCCTTTAGTTTCTTCAAAGGGGGATATTTTACGGAATTATCTTCTTCAAGCGTATCAAATAACGAAGGCTGTCCACCGGCTTTATCTTTGCTGATATTTGCTCCATATTCCAAGGCTTGACCAATAGCGTTGAATTGTTCTGCCCGATTCCCTTCCAAATTATCCATCGCTCCGGCAGCAATTAGGCATTCAAGCGTAGTT
Above is a genomic segment from Candidatus Cloacimonadota bacterium containing:
- a CDS encoding GWxTD domain-containing protein, whose amino-acid sequence is MKIKIFFIILLVIVPQFLFAEFTVYFDCNRFLSEQDNTIFEITYKILHKDLQFALLNKKPVAQISVEFFIYNTSGKELYKQEFSRRISLDKAEDTQDEDFFYIDKIIAQVRPGKYRFYVKITDQVSKDKIVWDKTISSLPVDEYSFSNLEINSFSIEDDQKSSQSFRRDGRIFLVNPNKVFYPNKQADFTYYFEYYPAKNDSSISEISISLFDEKDKKVFEQMEAWIPTTWKGVFWKKVPISDFNYGKYTLQVTATNPQISCDNRISKATNIFLNEKKEESEPFDLKREYEIAKYFLNNTDQKKYDKLDENGKVAYLKKFWRSNDPNPITEKNEIKELIIQRIEVAKNKYSSVGQNWETDMGRIYVRNGKPSEVIEKSYEYRAKPYTVWKYYEKGEKRVYLFVDFSGQSNYRLVYCENDNTEVTDPGWQDYLGPYFDESVLE